From the genome of Pseudomonas yamanorum, one region includes:
- a CDS encoding succinylglutamate desuccinylase/aspartoacylase family protein has translation MERVDHLLPWGHLGCERQLTVFRFGSGERKAYIQASLHADELPGMRAAWELKKRLTELEQQGALNGVIELVPVANPMGLGQLLQGSHQGRFEIGSGKNFNRDFVELSEPVTELLNGKLGDDPHANVRLIRQAMSDALNALPEPSSQLQGMQRVLLSHACTADVVLDLHCDAEAALHMYALPQHWPQWRSLSAHLNVKVGLLAEDSGGSSFDEACSLPWLRLSRAFPEAQIPLACLATTLELGGQADTGRDDAIFHAEGILAFLAEQGLIRGEWPAPQHEPCEGLPFEGTELLFAPHAGVISYLRKAGDVVEAGDPIFEVIDPLSDRVSIVCAGTPGVLFAVERLRYAQAGFWLAKVAGREALRHGRLLND, from the coding sequence ATGGAACGTGTCGATCACCTGTTGCCCTGGGGGCATTTGGGCTGCGAACGCCAACTGACGGTGTTCCGTTTCGGCAGCGGCGAGCGCAAGGCTTATATCCAGGCCAGCCTCCACGCCGATGAATTGCCCGGCATGCGCGCCGCCTGGGAGCTGAAAAAGCGCCTGACGGAACTGGAACAGCAAGGCGCCCTCAACGGCGTGATCGAGCTGGTCCCCGTCGCCAATCCGATGGGCCTGGGGCAGTTGCTGCAAGGCAGCCACCAGGGCCGTTTCGAGATCGGCAGCGGCAAGAATTTCAACCGCGATTTCGTTGAGTTGAGCGAGCCGGTTACAGAGTTGCTCAACGGTAAGCTGGGGGATGATCCTCACGCCAATGTGCGCTTGATCCGCCAGGCCATGAGCGACGCGCTGAACGCCTTGCCGGAGCCGAGCAGCCAACTGCAAGGCATGCAGCGGGTGTTGCTGAGCCATGCCTGCACCGCCGACGTGGTCCTCGACCTGCATTGCGACGCCGAAGCCGCGTTGCACATGTACGCGCTGCCGCAACACTGGCCGCAGTGGCGTTCACTGTCGGCGCACCTGAATGTGAAGGTCGGCCTGCTGGCGGAAGATTCCGGCGGCAGTTCGTTTGACGAAGCCTGTTCGCTGCCGTGGCTGCGTCTGTCCCGGGCATTTCCCGAGGCGCAGATTCCATTGGCGTGCCTGGCGACGACCTTGGAGTTGGGCGGCCAGGCCGATACCGGCCGTGACGACGCGATTTTCCACGCCGAAGGCATCCTGGCGTTCCTCGCCGAGCAAGGCCTGATCCGTGGTGAATGGCCCGCGCCGCAGCACGAACCCTGCGAAGGCCTGCCCTTTGAAGGCACCGAGTTGTTGTTCGCGCCCCACGCCGGCGTGATCAGCTACCTGCGTAAAGCCGGGGATGTGGTGGAAGCCGGCGACCCGATATTTGAAGTGATCGATCCCTTGTCCGACCGCGTGAGCATTGTTTGCGCGGGCACGCCTGGGGTGTTGTTTGCCGTTGAACGGCTACGTTATGCCCAAGCGGGTTTCTGGCTGGCCAAGGTGGCGGGGCGCGAAGCGCTGCGGCACGGGCGCTTGCTCAACGACTGA
- the acs gene encoding acetate--CoA ligase → MSAASLYPVRPEVAANTLTDEATYKAMYQQSVVNPDGFWREQAKRLDWIKPFTTVKQTSFDDHHVDIKWFADGTLNVSYNCLDRHLAERGDQPAIIWEGDDPAESRTITYRELHEEVCKFANALRGQDVHRGDVVTIYMPMIPEAAVAMLACARIGAIHSVVFGGFSPEALAGRIIDCKSKVVITADEGIRAGKKISLKANVDDALTNPETSSIQKVIVCKRTGGNIKWNQHRDIWYEDLMKVAGTVCAPKEMGAEEALFILYTSGSTGKPKGVQHTTGGYLLYAALTHERVFDYRPGEIYWCTADVGWVTGHTYIVYGPLANGATTLMFEGVPNYPDITRVAKIVDKHKVNILYTAPTAIRAMMASGTAACESADGSSLRLLGSVGEPINPEAWDWYYKNVGQSRCPIVDTWWQTETGGNMMSPLPGAHALKPGSAARPFFGVVPALVDNLGNLIEGVAEGNLVILDSWPGQARTLYGDHDRFVDTYFKTFRGMYFTGDGARRDEDGYYWITGRVDDVLNVSGHRMGTAEIESAMVAHPKVAEAAVVGVPHDIKGQGIYVYVTLKNGEEPNEALRLELKNWVRKEIGPIASPDVIQWAPGLPKTRSGKIMRRILRKIATAEYDGLGDISTLADPSVVAHLIETHKTMNVA, encoded by the coding sequence GAGGCGACCTACAAGGCCATGTACCAGCAGTCGGTGGTCAACCCCGACGGTTTCTGGCGCGAGCAAGCCAAGCGCCTTGACTGGATCAAGCCTTTCACCACGGTGAAGCAGACCTCCTTCGACGATCACCATGTCGACATCAAGTGGTTTGCCGACGGCACCCTCAACGTTTCCTACAACTGCCTGGACCGCCATCTCGCTGAGCGTGGCGACCAGCCGGCAATCATCTGGGAGGGCGACGACCCTGCCGAAAGCCGCACCATCACCTACCGCGAGCTGCATGAAGAAGTCTGCAAGTTCGCCAACGCCCTGCGCGGCCAGGATGTGCACCGCGGCGACGTGGTGACTATCTATATGCCGATGATTCCCGAAGCTGCGGTCGCCATGCTGGCCTGTGCCCGGATCGGTGCGATTCACTCGGTGGTGTTTGGCGGGTTCTCGCCAGAGGCCCTGGCCGGTCGGATCATCGACTGCAAATCCAAGGTGGTGATCACCGCCGACGAAGGCATTCGTGCCGGCAAGAAAATTTCCCTGAAGGCCAACGTCGACGACGCCCTGACCAACCCGGAAACCAGCAGCATCCAGAAAGTCATCGTGTGCAAGCGCACCGGCGGCAACATCAAGTGGAACCAGCATCGCGACATCTGGTACGAAGACCTGATGAAAGTGGCGGGCACCGTGTGTGCGCCGAAAGAGATGGGCGCCGAAGAAGCACTGTTCATCCTTTACACCTCCGGCTCCACCGGCAAGCCGAAGGGCGTGCAGCACACCACCGGCGGCTACCTGTTGTACGCAGCCCTGACCCACGAGCGCGTGTTCGACTACCGCCCGGGCGAAATCTACTGGTGCACCGCTGACGTCGGCTGGGTCACCGGTCACACCTATATCGTCTACGGCCCGCTGGCCAACGGCGCGACCACGCTGATGTTCGAAGGCGTGCCGAACTATCCGGACATTACCCGGGTGGCGAAGATCGTCGACAAGCATAAGGTCAACATCCTCTACACCGCACCGACCGCGATCCGCGCCATGATGGCTTCCGGCACCGCTGCCTGCGAAAGCGCCGATGGCAGCAGCTTGCGCCTGCTGGGTTCGGTGGGTGAGCCGATTAACCCGGAAGCGTGGGACTGGTACTACAAGAACGTCGGCCAATCCCGTTGCCCGATCGTGGACACCTGGTGGCAGACCGAGACCGGCGGCAACATGATGAGCCCGCTGCCGGGCGCCCATGCGCTCAAGCCAGGTTCGGCGGCACGCCCGTTCTTTGGTGTGGTACCGGCGCTGGTGGATAACCTGGGCAACCTGATTGAAGGTGTGGCCGAGGGAAACCTGGTGATTCTGGATTCGTGGCCGGGCCAGGCACGTACCCTGTATGGCGACCATGACCGGTTTGTGGACACCTACTTCAAGACCTTCCGTGGCATGTACTTCACCGGCGACGGTGCGCGTCGTGACGAGGATGGCTACTACTGGATCACCGGTCGGGTGGACGACGTGTTGAACGTGTCCGGCCACCGTATGGGCACCGCCGAGATTGAAAGCGCCATGGTCGCCCACCCGAAAGTCGCGGAAGCGGCAGTGGTGGGTGTGCCCCACGACATCAAGGGCCAGGGCATCTACGTGTATGTCACGCTGAAAAACGGCGAAGAGCCGAATGAAGCGCTGCGCCTGGAGCTGAAAAACTGGGTGCGTAAAGAGATCGGGCCGATTGCTTCACCGGATGTGATCCAGTGGGCGCCGGGCTTGCCGAAGACCCGTTCGGGGAAAATCATGCGCCGGATCCTGCGCAAGATTGCCACCGCTGAATACGACGGGTTGGGGGATATCTCCACCCTGGCGGACCCAAGTGTGGTGGCGCATCTGATCGAAACGCACAAGACCATGAACGTCGCGTAA
- a CDS encoding ABC transporter substrate-binding protein gives MKKLVLLGALALSVLSMQAFADEKPLKIGIEAAYPPFASKAPDGSIVGFDYDIGNALCAEMKVKCVWVEQEFDGLIPALKVRKIDAILSSMSITEDRKKSVDFTTRYYLTPARLVMKEGTTVSESLDELKGKKIGVQRGSIHDRFAKEVLAPKGATVVPYSSQNEIYLDVEAGRLDGTVADATLLQDGFLKTPAGKGYAFVGPQFTDVKYFGDGVGIAVRKGDKAELDKINAAIAAIRANGEYKKIQDKYFDFDIYGADPK, from the coding sequence ATGAAGAAACTCGTGCTGTTGGGCGCCCTGGCGCTGTCCGTGCTGTCCATGCAGGCTTTCGCTGATGAAAAGCCCCTGAAGATTGGTATCGAAGCGGCTTACCCTCCGTTTGCCTCGAAGGCGCCGGATGGCAGCATCGTGGGTTTTGACTACGACATCGGCAACGCCCTGTGTGCAGAGATGAAGGTCAAGTGTGTATGGGTCGAGCAAGAGTTCGACGGCCTGATCCCGGCGCTGAAAGTGCGCAAGATCGACGCGATCCTGTCGTCCATGTCCATCACTGAAGATCGCAAGAAGTCCGTGGACTTCACCACCCGCTACTACCTGACCCCAGCGCGCCTGGTGATGAAGGAAGGCACCACCGTCAGCGAAAGCCTGGACGAACTCAAAGGCAAGAAGATCGGTGTGCAGCGCGGTTCGATCCACGATCGTTTCGCCAAGGAAGTCCTGGCCCCTAAAGGCGCCACGGTTGTTCCTTACAGCTCGCAGAACGAAATCTACCTGGACGTGGAAGCCGGTCGCCTCGATGGCACCGTGGCTGACGCCACCCTGCTGCAAGACGGTTTCCTGAAGACTCCAGCCGGTAAAGGCTACGCGTTCGTGGGCCCACAGTTCACCGACGTCAAATACTTCGGCGACGGTGTAGGCATCGCAGTACGTAAAGGCGACAAGGCCGAGCTGGACAAGATCAACGCGGCCATCGCAGCGATCCGTGCCAACGGCGAATACAAGAAGATCCAGGACAAGTACTTCGACTTCGATATTTACGGCGCTGACCCTAAGTAA
- a CDS encoding GlxA family transcriptional regulator, producing MTAHRIGFLIWPSTKALTLALAEEALRVAQRVHPDVVYELSFLQAEPPIEGAWQLPGEPWAGKLEGFQKLFLLADEPPTVIASQLSTALKQLVRAGCVIGGLSAGVYPLAQLGLLDGYRAAVHWRWQDDFAERFPKVIATSHLFDWDRDRLTACGGMSVLDLLLAVLARDHGAELAGAVSEELVVERIREGGERQRIPLQNRLGSSHPKLTQAVLLMEANIEEPLTTDEIAQHVCVSRRQLERIFKQYLNRVPSQYYLELRLNKARQMLMQTSKSIIQIGLSCGFSSGPHFSSAYRNFFGATPREDRNQRRSSSPFELSSVPSERG from the coding sequence ATGACTGCCCATCGAATTGGTTTCCTGATTTGGCCCAGCACTAAAGCACTGACGCTTGCGCTGGCTGAGGAGGCCTTGCGCGTTGCTCAGCGGGTGCATCCGGACGTGGTGTACGAACTTTCGTTTTTGCAGGCCGAACCGCCAATCGAAGGTGCCTGGCAACTGCCGGGTGAACCTTGGGCCGGCAAGCTGGAAGGCTTTCAAAAGCTGTTCCTGCTGGCGGATGAACCACCGACCGTCATTGCTTCCCAGCTCAGCACCGCCCTCAAGCAACTGGTGCGCGCCGGCTGCGTGATTGGCGGTCTGTCGGCCGGTGTTTACCCGCTGGCCCAACTCGGTTTGCTCGACGGCTATCGCGCCGCCGTGCACTGGCGCTGGCAGGACGATTTCGCCGAGCGTTTCCCCAAGGTCATCGCCACCAGCCATCTGTTCGACTGGGACCGTGACCGCCTGACCGCCTGCGGTGGCATGTCGGTACTCGACCTGCTGCTGGCGGTGCTGGCCCGTGACCACGGCGCCGAACTGGCCGGTGCCGTCTCGGAAGAACTGGTGGTAGAGCGCATCCGCGAAGGCGGCGAGCGCCAGCGCATCCCGCTGCAAAACCGCCTGGGTTCCAGCCATCCAAAGCTGACCCAGGCCGTGTTGCTGATGGAAGCCAACATTGAAGAACCGCTGACCACCGACGAAATCGCCCAGCACGTGTGCGTATCCCGACGACAGCTCGAGCGGATCTTCAAGCAATACCTCAATCGCGTCCCCAGCCAGTACTACCTGGAACTGCGCCTGAACAAGGCCCGCCAGATGCTCATGCAAACCAGCAAGTCGATCATCCAGATCGGCCTGTCCTGCGGCTTCTCCTCGGGGCCGCACTTCTCCAGCGCCTACCGCAACTTCTTCGGCGCCACCCCTCGTGAAGACCGCAACCAGCGCCGCAGCAGCAGCCCGTTCGAATTGTCGTCGGTGCCGTCCGAGCGCGGCTAG
- the astA gene encoding arginine N-succinyltransferase, with translation MIVRPVRSSDLPALIDLARSTGTGLTTLPANEERLTHRVGWAEKTFRGEAGRGDADYLFVLENDEGRVVGISAIAGAVGLREPWYNFRVGLTVSASQELNIYREIPTLFLANDLTGNSELCSLFLHADYRNGLNGRMLAKARMLFIAEFPQLFGNKIIAEMRGMSDEAGRSPFWESLGRHFFKMEFSQADYLTGVGNKAFIAELMPKFPLYTCFLSEDARNVIGKVHTDTEPALSMLKSEGFSYQGYVDIFDAGPAVECETTKIRAVRDSEALVLAIGTPGDDATPFLIHNRKREDCRITAAPARLAAGTLVVDQQTAKRLQLIAGDQVRAVPLSAARESK, from the coding sequence ATGATCGTTCGTCCCGTACGCAGCAGCGATTTACCGGCCCTGATTGATCTGGCGCGCAGCACCGGCACCGGCCTCACCACCTTGCCGGCCAACGAAGAGCGCCTGACCCACCGGGTCGGCTGGGCTGAAAAGACCTTTCGCGGCGAAGCCGGGCGCGGTGATGCGGACTACCTGTTCGTGCTGGAAAACGATGAAGGCCGCGTGGTGGGGATTTCCGCCATCGCCGGTGCCGTCGGCCTGCGTGAGCCTTGGTACAACTTCCGGGTCGGCCTGACGGTCAGCGCCTCTCAGGAGCTGAACATCTACCGTGAAATCCCGACGCTGTTTCTGGCCAACGACCTGACCGGCAACTCCGAGTTGTGCTCGTTGTTCCTGCACGCCGATTACCGCAACGGCCTTAACGGTCGCATGCTGGCCAAGGCGCGCATGCTGTTTATCGCAGAATTCCCGCAGCTGTTCGGCAACAAGATCATCGCCGAGATGCGCGGCATGTCCGACGAAGCCGGGCGCTCGCCGTTCTGGGAAAGCCTGGGCCGACACTTCTTCAAGATGGAATTCAGCCAGGCCGACTACCTCACCGGCGTGGGCAACAAGGCGTTTATCGCCGAGCTGATGCCGAAGTTTCCGCTGTACACCTGCTTCCTGTCTGAAGACGCACGCAACGTGATCGGCAAGGTCCACACCGACACCGAGCCGGCCCTGAGCATGCTCAAGAGCGAAGGCTTCAGTTATCAGGGCTACGTCGACATCTTCGACGCCGGCCCGGCGGTGGAATGTGAAACCACCAAGATCCGCGCCGTGCGCGACAGCGAGGCGCTGGTGCTGGCGATTGGTACGCCGGGCGACGACGCCACGCCGTTCCTGATCCATAACCGTAAACGCGAAGATTGCCGCATTACCGCCGCACCGGCGCGGTTGGCTGCGGGCACCCTGGTGGTCGATCAACAGACCGCCAAGCGCCTGCAACTGATCGCTGGTGATCAAGTGCGTGCCGTACCGTTGTCCGCTGCCCGGGAGTCGAAATAA
- a CDS encoding ABC transporter ATP-binding protein — MYKLEVQDLHKRYGSHEVLKGVSLAAAAGDVISIIGSSGSGKSTFLRCINLLEQPHAGKILLNNEELKLVANKDGAMKAADPKQLQRMRSRLSMVFQHFNLWSHMTALENVMEAPVHVLGMSKKDAREKAEHYLAKVGVGHRKDAFPGHMSGGEQQRVAIARALAMEPEVMLFDEPTSALDPELVGEVLKVMQDLAQEGRTMVVVTHEMGFAREVSNQLVFLHKGIVEERGNPREVLVNPQSERLQQFLSGSLK, encoded by the coding sequence ATGTACAAACTTGAAGTCCAAGACCTGCATAAACGCTATGGCAGTCATGAAGTGCTCAAAGGTGTGTCCCTGGCCGCCGCGGCCGGTGATGTGATCAGCATCATCGGGTCCAGTGGCTCGGGCAAAAGTACCTTTTTGCGCTGCATCAACCTGCTGGAGCAACCCCATGCCGGCAAGATTCTGCTCAATAACGAAGAGCTGAAACTGGTGGCCAACAAAGACGGCGCCATGAAGGCTGCAGACCCGAAACAGCTGCAACGCATGCGTTCGCGACTGTCGATGGTGTTCCAGCACTTCAACCTGTGGTCCCACATGACTGCGCTGGAAAACGTCATGGAAGCACCGGTGCACGTCCTCGGCATGTCGAAAAAAGACGCCAGGGAAAAGGCCGAGCACTACTTGGCTAAAGTGGGTGTGGGCCATCGTAAGGATGCGTTCCCTGGTCACATGTCCGGCGGTGAACAGCAACGCGTGGCGATTGCCCGTGCCCTGGCGATGGAGCCTGAGGTGATGTTGTTCGACGAACCCACATCGGCCCTCGACCCGGAGCTGGTGGGCGAAGTGCTCAAGGTGATGCAGGACCTGGCCCAGGAAGGCCGGACCATGGTGGTGGTGACCCACGAAATGGGCTTTGCCCGTGAAGTCTCCAACCAACTGGTGTTCCTGCACAAAGGCATCGTTGAAGAACGTGGCAACCCGCGCGAAGTGCTGGTAAATCCGCAGTCCGAGCGTTTGCAGCAGTTTCTTTCCGGCAGCTTGAAGTAA
- the aruF gene encoding arginine/ornithine succinyltransferase subunit alpha translates to MLVMRPAQMADLGEVQRLAADSPIGVTSLPDDVERLSDKIAASEASFAAEVSFNGEESYFFVLEDTDAGKLVGCSAIVASAGYSEPFYSFRNETFVHASRELKIHNKIHVLSQCHDLTGNSLLTSFYVVPELVGSPWSELNSRGRLLFVAGHPERFADSVVTEIVGYSDENGDSPFWDAIGRNFFDLNYAAAERLCGLKSRTFLAELMPHYPIYVPLLPDAAQEAMGQVHPRAQITFDILMREGFETDHYIDIFDGGPTLHARVSGIRSIAQSRVVPVKIGEMAKGVGRQYLVSNGQLQDYRAVMLELDYAPGKPVTLDLETAEALGVGEGASVRLVAV, encoded by the coding sequence ATGCTGGTGATGCGCCCCGCGCAAATGGCTGATCTGGGCGAGGTACAGCGTCTGGCTGCGGACAGCCCGATTGGTGTCACCTCCTTGCCGGATGATGTCGAACGCCTGAGCGACAAGATCGCCGCGAGCGAAGCGTCCTTCGCCGCCGAGGTCAGCTTCAACGGCGAAGAAAGCTATTTCTTCGTGCTTGAAGACACCGACGCCGGCAAGCTGGTGGGCTGCTCGGCCATCGTCGCTTCGGCGGGCTACTCGGAACCGTTCTACAGCTTTCGCAACGAAACCTTCGTGCATGCTTCCCGCGAGCTGAAGATCCACAACAAGATCCACGTGCTCTCGCAGTGCCATGACCTCACCGGCAATAGCCTGCTGACCAGCTTCTACGTGGTGCCGGAGCTGGTGGGTTCGCCGTGGTCGGAACTCAACTCCCGTGGCCGTCTGCTGTTCGTGGCCGGCCACCCGGAGCGTTTCGCGGATTCGGTGGTCACCGAGATTGTCGGCTACAGCGACGAGAACGGTGATTCGCCGTTCTGGGACGCCATCGGCCGCAACTTCTTCGACCTCAATTACGCCGCTGCCGAGCGCCTGTGCGGGTTGAAGAGCCGGACCTTCCTGGCCGAACTGATGCCGCATTACCCGATCTACGTGCCGCTGTTGCCGGACGCCGCCCAGGAAGCCATGGGCCAGGTGCACCCACGGGCGCAGATCACCTTCGACATCCTGATGCGTGAAGGCTTCGAGACTGACCATTACATCGACATCTTCGACGGCGGCCCAACCCTGCATGCGCGGGTCTCGGGCATTCGCTCGATCGCCCAGAGCCGTGTGGTGCCGGTGAAGATCGGTGAGATGGCCAAGGGTGTCGGCCGCCAGTACCTGGTCAGCAACGGCCAGTTGCAGGATTACCGCGCGGTGATGCTGGAACTGGACTACGCACCGGGCAAGCCAGTGACTCTGGACCTGGAAACCGCCGAAGCCCTGGGCGTCGGCGAAGGTGCCAGCGTTCGACTGGTAGCGGTTTAA
- a CDS encoding ABC transporter permease — translation MLKGYGAVILDGAWLTLQLALSSMALAIVLGLIGVALRLSPVRWLAWLGDLYSTVIRGIPDLVLILLIFYGGQDLLNRVAPLLGYNDYIDLNPLAAGIGTLGFIFGAYLSETFRGAFMAIPKGQAEAGLAYGMSPFQVFFRVMVPQMIRLAIPGFTNNWLVLTKATALISVVGLQDMMFKAKQAADATREPFTFFLAVAAMYLVITSVSLLALRHLEKRYSVGVKAADL, via the coding sequence ATGTTGAAAGGCTACGGGGCTGTCATCCTCGATGGCGCATGGTTGACGCTTCAGCTCGCCTTGTCGTCCATGGCCTTGGCCATTGTTCTGGGTCTGATCGGGGTCGCGTTGCGCCTCTCGCCGGTGCGCTGGTTGGCCTGGCTGGGCGACCTGTACTCCACGGTGATCCGCGGGATCCCCGACCTGGTGCTGATCCTGCTGATTTTCTACGGCGGTCAGGACCTGCTTAACCGCGTTGCGCCGTTGCTCGGCTACAACGACTACATTGACTTGAACCCCTTGGCCGCCGGTATCGGCACCCTGGGTTTCATCTTTGGCGCCTACCTTTCGGAAACCTTCCGTGGCGCCTTCATGGCCATTCCCAAGGGCCAGGCCGAAGCCGGCCTGGCGTATGGCATGAGCCCGTTCCAGGTGTTTTTCCGGGTGATGGTGCCGCAGATGATTCGGCTGGCGATCCCCGGGTTTACCAACAACTGGCTGGTACTGACCAAGGCTACTGCGCTGATTTCGGTGGTGGGCCTGCAAGACATGATGTTCAAGGCCAAGCAGGCGGCAGACGCCACCCGCGAACCTTTTACCTTCTTCCTCGCAGTGGCGGCGATGTACCTGGTGATCACCAGCGTGTCGTTGCTGGCCCTGCGTCATCTTGAGAAGCGCTACTCGGTAGGCGTAAAGGCGGCTGATCTATGA
- a CDS encoding ABC transporter permease produces the protein MIFDYNVIWEAMPLYLGGLLTTLKLLAISLFFGLLAALPLGLMRVSKQPIVNGVAWLYTYVIRGTPMLVQLFLIYYGLAQFEAVRESFLWPLLSSATFCACLAFAVNTSAYTAEIIAGSLKATPHGEIEAAKAMGMSRYKLYRRILLPSALRRALPQYSNEVIMMLQTTSLASIVTLIDITGAARTVNAQYYLPFEAYITAGAFYLCLTFILVRLFKLAEGRWLSYLAPRKH, from the coding sequence ATGATCTTCGACTACAACGTCATCTGGGAGGCCATGCCGCTGTACCTCGGCGGCTTGCTGACCACCTTGAAACTGCTGGCCATTTCGCTGTTCTTCGGCTTGCTCGCGGCCTTGCCCCTGGGCCTGATGCGCGTGTCCAAGCAGCCGATTGTCAACGGCGTTGCCTGGCTGTACACCTACGTGATTCGCGGCACGCCGATGCTGGTGCAGTTGTTCTTGATCTACTACGGCCTGGCCCAGTTCGAAGCGGTGCGTGAAAGCTTCCTGTGGCCGCTGCTGTCCAGCGCGACCTTCTGCGCTTGCCTGGCGTTTGCCGTGAACACCAGCGCCTACACCGCCGAAATCATTGCCGGCAGCCTCAAGGCTACGCCCCATGGTGAGATCGAAGCGGCCAAGGCCATGGGCATGTCGCGCTACAAGCTGTATCGCCGGATCCTGCTGCCATCGGCCCTGCGTCGGGCGCTGCCGCAGTACAGCAACGAAGTGATCATGATGCTCCAGACCACGAGCCTGGCCTCCATCGTCACCCTGATCGACATCACCGGTGCCGCGCGCACGGTGAACGCCCAGTACTATTTGCCGTTCGAAGCCTATATCACTGCGGGTGCGTTCTACCTGTGCCTGACCTTCATCCTGGTGCGCCTGTTCAAGTTGGCCGAAGGCCGCTGGCTGAGCTACCTGGCTCCACGGAAGCATTGA
- a CDS encoding aspartate aminotransferase family protein, producing MSVEQAPVQRADFDQVMVPNYAPAAFIPVRGAGSRVWDQAGRELIDFAGGIAVNVLGHAHPALVGALTEQANKLWHVSNVFTNEPALRLAHKLIDATFAERVFFCNSGAEANEAAFKLARRVAFDRFGTEKYEIIAALNSFHGRTLFTVNVGGQSKYSDGFGPKIVGITHVPYNDLEALKAAVSDKTCAVVLEPIQGEGGVLPAELSYLQGARDLCDANNALLVFDEVQTGMGRSGELFAYQHYGVVPDILTSAKSLGGGFPIAAMLTRENLAKHLVVGTHGTTYGGNPLACAVAEAVIDVINTPEVLAGVNAKHDLLVSRLEKIGQQYGIFTEVRGLGLLLGCVLSDAWKGKAKDIFNAAEREGLMILQAGPDVVRFAPSLVVEDADIQEGLDRFERAVKKLTQA from the coding sequence ATGTCCGTTGAGCAAGCCCCGGTGCAACGTGCCGATTTCGACCAGGTCATGGTTCCCAACTACGCACCTGCCGCTTTCATCCCCGTGCGTGGCGCAGGTTCCCGCGTATGGGACCAGGCGGGCCGAGAGCTGATCGACTTTGCCGGCGGCATCGCGGTCAACGTATTGGGCCACGCCCACCCGGCGCTGGTCGGTGCACTGACCGAACAGGCCAACAAGCTGTGGCACGTGTCCAACGTCTTCACCAATGAGCCGGCCCTGCGCCTGGCCCATAAGCTGATCGACGCCACGTTTGCCGAGCGTGTGTTCTTCTGCAACTCCGGCGCCGAAGCCAACGAGGCTGCCTTCAAGCTGGCCCGTCGCGTCGCGTTCGACCGCTTCGGCACCGAGAAATACGAAATCATCGCCGCCCTGAACAGCTTCCACGGCCGCACCCTGTTCACCGTGAACGTGGGTGGCCAGTCGAAGTATTCCGACGGCTTCGGTCCGAAAATCGTCGGCATCACCCACGTGCCTTATAACGATCTGGAGGCGCTGAAAGCCGCCGTTTCGGACAAGACCTGCGCCGTGGTGCTGGAGCCGATCCAGGGCGAAGGCGGCGTGCTGCCGGCAGAACTGTCGTACCTGCAAGGTGCCCGCGACCTGTGCGACGCGAACAACGCGCTGCTGGTGTTCGACGAAGTGCAAACCGGCATGGGCCGCAGCGGCGAGCTGTTCGCCTATCAGCATTACGGCGTCGTACCGGACATTCTCACCAGCGCCAAGAGCCTGGGCGGCGGTTTCCCGATTGCTGCCATGCTGACCCGCGAAAACCTGGCCAAGCATTTGGTGGTCGGCACTCACGGCACCACCTACGGCGGCAACCCGCTGGCGTGCGCGGTGGCGGAAGCGGTGATCGACGTGATCAATACGCCGGAAGTGCTGGCGGGCGTTAATGCCAAGCACGACTTGTTGGTTTCCCGTCTGGAGAAGATTGGCCAGCAATACGGCATCTTCACCGAGGTGCGTGGCCTGGGCCTGCTGCTCGGTTGCGTGCTGAGCGATGCCTGGAAAGGCAAGGCCAAGGACATCTTCAACGCCGCTGAGCGCGAAGGCCTGATGATCCTGCAAGCCGGCCCGGATGTGGTGCGTTTCGCCCCGAGCCTGGTGGTGGAAGATGCCGATATCCAGGAAGGCCTGGACCGCTTCGAGCGTGCTGTTAAAAAGCTGACGCAAGCCTGA